The genomic window GGCCGTCGTGGTGGTGCGGCGGTCGAAACGGTTCTTGTTCTCCTCCAGGAGGCGCTGGGCCGTTGCGACCAGCCGCTCGGGGACGCCGGGTGCCAGTTCGCCGACGGGGAGCCAGGGCGTGACCCGGGCCATGAAGGCGAGCTCCGACTTGTAGACGTTGCCGATGCCGGCCAGATTCCGCTGGTCGAGCAGGGTTTCGCCGAGGGGCCGCCCGGGGTCGGCCAGGAGATTGCGCACGGCGGTGGTGGGGTCCCAGTCCGGGCCGAGCAGATCGGGTCCGAGGTGGCCGACGACGCGGTCCTCGTCCTGGGTGCGGAGCAGTTCGAGGACCGGCAGCCGGTAACCCACGGCCGTGTGCTCCGTGTTGCCGAGGACCACCCGGACCTGGTGGGACGGGCCGCCCCGCCAGCGCTCTCCTGCCGCGAACACCCGCCAGGCGCCATCCATCCGCAGATGCGAGTGGAGCGTGAGCCCGCCCTCGATACGGGTGAGGAGGTGCTTGCCGCGCGGGGTGACGTCGAGGATCTCCCGGCCGGTGAGATCAGCGGTGGCGAACCGCGGAACCCGCAGGTCGGAGAGGGTGAGCGCGCGTCCGGCGAGGGCGTCGTGCAGCTTCCGCGCGGTCAGCCAGACGGTGTCTCCTTCGGGCATGACTCCATGATGCGGGACGGGATGCGACGGCGGACGGACGGGAAGCGGCGCGGGGAGGGGTTGGGACGCCGGGGGATGCGGCGCGGGCGGGCCCGCGGCGGCGGACGGGAAGCGGGCCCGGTCCGTCAGGCCCGTATGCGCAGGCCCCGGGGGGTGGCGTGGAAGCCGGATTCCTCCAGCGTCCGGGCGAGCCGGGAGGTCAGCGAAGAGGCGCCGTTGATCCGCTCGACCGTGACCGTGCCGAGTGTGCCCGCCAGGGCCGCCGAGGCGAGGGCGTCGGTGGCGGCCCGGAGCGGCGGCGCGTCCGGCTCCGTGGGCCAGGACAGCAGGGTCTTGCCGCCCCGCTCCATGTAGAGCGTGAGCTCGCCGTCGACGAGGACGACCAGGGAGCCCGCCTTGCGGCCCGGCTTGTGCCCGGCGTCGGTCGGCGGCTCGGGCCAGGGCAGCGCCGCCCCGTAGGCGTTCGCCGGATCGGCGGCCGCCAGGACCACGGCGCGGGGTGCGGCCTGCCCGTCGGCGCGGTCCCGGGCGGTGGCCGCCGCGCGCAGCCTGTCCACGGCGCCGTCCATCGCGAACTGCGCGGCGCCCAGGCCCTCGACGACATACCCGCGCCGGGCCTGCCCGCTGTCCTCGAATGCGGACAGGATGCGGTACGTCGCCGAGAAGCCGCCCTCGACCCCCTCGGCGGCGACGGCGCCGCGGGTGACCACACCGTGCCGGTCGAGCAGGGTGCGGGCCAGGGCGTGGGCGCGATGCGTCGGGTCCGGCTCCTGGGCGGGGAGCAGCGACCAGCGGCCGGAGACGGTCGGCGGGCCGGTGCGCGACACCGGCCGGGCGGCCGCCGCGGTCAGCGAGCCGTAACGGCCGCGCGGGACGG from Streptomyces sp. FIT100 includes these protein-coding regions:
- a CDS encoding Fpg/Nei family DNA glycosylase → MPEGDTVWLTARKLHDALAGRALTLSDLRVPRFATADLTGREILDVTPRGKHLLTRIEGGLTLHSHLRMDGAWRVFAAGERWRGGPSHQVRVVLGNTEHTAVGYRLPVLELLRTQDEDRVVGHLGPDLLGPDWDPTTAVRNLLADPGRPLGETLLDQRNLAGIGNVYKSELAFMARVTPWLPVGELAPGVPERLVATAQRLLEENKNRFDRRTTTTARTPAPAGGAGRRPGEQHLFVYGREGRPCLRCGTAIRKAGQDERVTYWCPGCQSGPTAA